From a single Oncorhynchus tshawytscha isolate Ot180627B linkage group LG33, Otsh_v2.0, whole genome shotgun sequence genomic region:
- the rab14l gene encoding ras-related protein Rab-14, whose protein sequence is MATAPYNYSYIFKYIIIGDMGVGKSCLLHQFTEKKFMADCPHTIGVEFGTRIIEVSGQKIKLQIWDTAGQERFRAVTRSYYRGAAGALMVYDITRRSTYNHLSSWLTDARNLTNPNTVIILIGNKADLEAQRDVTYEEAKQFAEENGLLFLEASAKTGENVEDAFLEAAKKIYQNIQDGSLDLNAAESGVQHKPSAPQGGRLITNEPQPQREGCGC, encoded by the exons ATGGCCACCGCACCGTACAACTACTCCTACATTTTTAAATACATCATCATCG gggacATGGGGGTAGGGAAGTCATGTTTGCTTCACCAGTTCACAGAGAAGAAAT TCATGGCAGACTGCCCCCACACGATCGGCGTGGAGTTTGGCACGAGGATAATCGAGGTGAGCGGCCAGAAGATCAAGCTGCAGATCTGGGACACGGCGGGCCAGGAGCGCTTCAGGGCCGTCACGCGTAGTTATTACAGGGGGGCCGCGGGcgcactcatggtctacgacatcaccag GAGAAGTACGTACAACCACCTCAGCAGCTGGCTGACTGATGCCAGAAATCTGACCAACCCAAATACT GTGATCATTCTCATAGGTAACAAAGCAGATCTGGAGGCCCAGAGAGATGTCACGTATGAGGAGGCCAAGCAGTTCGCCGAGGAGAACG GTCTCTTATTCCTGGAAGCCAGCGCAAAAAC GGGTGAGAACGTGGAGGATGCCTTCCTGGAGGCAGCTAAGAAGATCTACCAGAACATCCAGGACGGCAGTCTGGACCTGAATGCTGCAGAGTCTGGTGTCCAGCACAAGCCCTCCGCACCCCAGGGAGGCCGGCTAATAACCAACGAACCACAGCCCCAGAGGGAAGGCTGCGGCTGCTAA